A genomic region of Cotesia glomerata isolate CgM1 linkage group LG9, MPM_Cglom_v2.3, whole genome shotgun sequence contains the following coding sequences:
- the LOC123272061 gene encoding lipase 1-like isoform X2, with the protein MLPRNVYVIFLSLLGFSTNDVFESWPTTKLIERDGYYGETHNVTTEDGFILSLHRIPGKLNSTPVLLIHGLLCTSALWVVLGKEKSLAYLLADEGYDVWLANSRGSSYSMSHVNLTTDDFEFWDFSYNEMGIYDLPAMIDYITSIVNDKIIIIGHSQGTMQSFIMESERPEMTEKIKGLICLAPIAFLGHVEWRIKNIGPVLAKIANFFRNFGLLNSFGVQTLAFKTILSFGCKLFKIQNYFCQNIYYSIIGFEDHQFNSTLLNPILDNYPAGTSFKNLIHFSQDVEFNVFAKYDYGEGENLKIYNSSKPPDYDLSKVTSPTALIYSKADWYSNPTDVEALIDVLPNIIDVYVVDHPKFTHMDFLWAIDAKSLLYDHVIDLVKKFSN; encoded by the exons ATGCTACCGCGAAACGTTTA tgtaatttttctttctcttcTTGGCTTTTCAACAAACGATGTTTTCGAGTCATGGCCTACA ACAAAATTAATAGAACGCGATGGATATTACGGAGAGACGCATAATGTTACTACGGAAGACGGGTTTATTTTGAGTTTACACAGGATCCCggggaaattaaattctactCCGGTATTGCTAATACATGGTTTGCTTTGTACTTCAGCTTTATGGGTTGTTTTAGGAAAAGAAAAATCATTgg CGTATTTATTAGCCGATGAAGGATATGACGTTTGGCTAGCAAATTCTCGAGGGAGTTCTTATTCAATGTCCCATGTTAATTTAACTACTGATGATTTTGAATTTTGGGATTTtag ttacaATGAAATGGGTATTTACGATTTACCAGCTATGATCGATTATATTACGTCAAtagtaaatgataaaataataattattggacACTCGCAAGGTACTATGCAAAGTTTTATAATGGAATCTGAACGACCAGAAATGACTGAAAAAATCAAAGGATTAATTTGTCTTGCGCCAATTGCATTTCTGGGACATGTAGAGtggcgtataaaaaatatcggGCCAGTACTAGCTAAAATTGCTAAT ttttttagaaattttggtCTTCTAAATAGCTTTGGAGTTCAAACGCTGGCATTTAAAACCATTTTATCTTTTGGttgcaaattatttaaaatccaaaactatttttgtcaaaatatttattattcaattattggGTTTGAAGATCACCAATTCAATAGC ACTCTTTTAAATCCAATTTTGGATAATTATCCAGCTGGAacatcattcaaaaatttaatacatttttcgCAAGACGTTGAATTTAATGTCTTCGCAAAATACGATTACGGTGAAGgagagaatttaaaaatttacaattcgTCTAAACCACCTGACTATGATTTATCGAAAGTTACCTCTCCAACTGCTTTGATTTATTCAAAGGCTGATTGGTATTCAAACCCTACG gATGTGGAAGCGCTTATTGATGTGTTACCAAATATAATCGATGTATACGTTGTAGATCATCCAAAATTTACCCATATGGATTTTTTGTGGGCTATCGATGCTAAATCGCTACTGTATGATCATGTCATTGATCTTGTGAAGAAATTCAGCAATTAA
- the LOC123272061 gene encoding lipase 1-like isoform X1: MMHVLSCSVIFLSLLGFSTNDVFESWPTTKLIERDGYYGETHNVTTEDGFILSLHRIPGKLNSTPVLLIHGLLCTSALWVVLGKEKSLAYLLADEGYDVWLANSRGSSYSMSHVNLTTDDFEFWDFSYNEMGIYDLPAMIDYITSIVNDKIIIIGHSQGTMQSFIMESERPEMTEKIKGLICLAPIAFLGHVEWRIKNIGPVLAKIANFFRNFGLLNSFGVQTLAFKTILSFGCKLFKIQNYFCQNIYYSIIGFEDHQFNSTLLNPILDNYPAGTSFKNLIHFSQDVEFNVFAKYDYGEGENLKIYNSSKPPDYDLSKVTSPTALIYSKADWYSNPTDVEALIDVLPNIIDVYVVDHPKFTHMDFLWAIDAKSLLYDHVIDLVKKFSN, from the exons atgatgcaTGTTCTTTCATGTAgtgtaatttttctttctcttcTTGGCTTTTCAACAAACGATGTTTTCGAGTCATGGCCTACA ACAAAATTAATAGAACGCGATGGATATTACGGAGAGACGCATAATGTTACTACGGAAGACGGGTTTATTTTGAGTTTACACAGGATCCCggggaaattaaattctactCCGGTATTGCTAATACATGGTTTGCTTTGTACTTCAGCTTTATGGGTTGTTTTAGGAAAAGAAAAATCATTgg CGTATTTATTAGCCGATGAAGGATATGACGTTTGGCTAGCAAATTCTCGAGGGAGTTCTTATTCAATGTCCCATGTTAATTTAACTACTGATGATTTTGAATTTTGGGATTTtag ttacaATGAAATGGGTATTTACGATTTACCAGCTATGATCGATTATATTACGTCAAtagtaaatgataaaataataattattggacACTCGCAAGGTACTATGCAAAGTTTTATAATGGAATCTGAACGACCAGAAATGACTGAAAAAATCAAAGGATTAATTTGTCTTGCGCCAATTGCATTTCTGGGACATGTAGAGtggcgtataaaaaatatcggGCCAGTACTAGCTAAAATTGCTAAT ttttttagaaattttggtCTTCTAAATAGCTTTGGAGTTCAAACGCTGGCATTTAAAACCATTTTATCTTTTGGttgcaaattatttaaaatccaaaactatttttgtcaaaatatttattattcaattattggGTTTGAAGATCACCAATTCAATAGC ACTCTTTTAAATCCAATTTTGGATAATTATCCAGCTGGAacatcattcaaaaatttaatacatttttcgCAAGACGTTGAATTTAATGTCTTCGCAAAATACGATTACGGTGAAGgagagaatttaaaaatttacaattcgTCTAAACCACCTGACTATGATTTATCGAAAGTTACCTCTCCAACTGCTTTGATTTATTCAAAGGCTGATTGGTATTCAAACCCTACG gATGTGGAAGCGCTTATTGATGTGTTACCAAATATAATCGATGTATACGTTGTAGATCATCCAAAATTTACCCATATGGATTTTTTGTGGGCTATCGATGCTAAATCGCTACTGTATGATCATGTCATTGATCTTGTGAAGAAATTCAGCAATTAA
- the LOC123272060 gene encoding lipase 3-like, whose amino-acid sequence MMYIMYCDNYLIQLIILSIIINITSALSVIDVITFFPNSFADVPSSLNDNVIDYNPDVDLPAEDMIKRAGYSAEVHVVETDDGYLLSLHRIPGKPGAKPIFLQHGLLGSSADWIIPGKGHSLAYLLSDVGYDVWLGNIRGNTYSRAHINLSPHDSQFWNFSFHEMGIYDVPAAVSYIVEKTNMSLVYIGHSMGTTMGYVMASERPEIAEKIKVMISLAPIGFMSHLKSPVRIVAPFANDIKLVAHFLGVDEFLPQNIFIKYLAKYGCELVTIEKEICKNSIFAISGFDDAQFNQTWLPVILSHTPAGASTKTMVHYAQEIVSGRFQQYDYGAKKNFELYNSTYPPEYNLSKIQVPIVFFYADNDWLAAPEDVQNLYSKLPRTYGLHRINFTKFNHLDFLWGIDAKQLLYNDIIDLINKYDNLLLF is encoded by the exons ATGATGTATATTATGTACTgcgacaattatttaatacaattgaTAAtactatcaataataattaacattacaTCGGCATTATCAGTAATCGAtgtaattacattttttccaAACTCATTCGCCGATGTACCATCATCTTTGAATGATAATGTTATTGATTATAATCCAGACGTTGATTTGCCTGCG gAAGATATGATAAAAAGAGCTGGATATTCTGCAGAAGTTCATGTAGTGGAAACTGATGATGGATATTTATTGTCTTTACATCGTATCCCCGGGAAACCTGGTGCAAAACCGATTTTCTTACAACATGGGTTACTGGGTAGTTCTGCGGACTGGATTATTCCTGGCAAAGGACATTCATTag CATATTTATTGTCGGATGTTGGATACGATGTCTGGTTAGGAAATATACGCGGTAATACATATTCACGCGctcatataaatttatcaccCCATGATTCGCAATTTTGGAATTTCAG ctttCATGAAATGGGAATTTATGACGTACCGGCTGCAGTTTCTTATATCGTAGAGAAAACAAACATGTCTTTAGTTTACATTGGGCATTCAATGGGGACAACAATGGGATACGTGATGGCATCTGAGCGGCCTGAAAtagcagaaaaaataaaagttatgatCAGTTTGGCTCCTATTGGATTTATGAGTCATTTAAAAAGCCCCGTGAGAATTGTAGCACCTTTTGcaaatgatattaaa ttagtAGCGCATTTTCTAGGAGTTGATGAATTTCTtcctcaaaatatttttataaaatatctagCCAAGTATGGCTGTGAATTGGTTACCATTGAAAAAGAAATctgtaaaaattcaatatttgcAATTAGTGGATTTGACGATGCACAATTTAATCAA acCTGGTTACCAGTTATATTGAGTCATACACCAGCAGGCGCGTCAACAAAAACTATGGTTCATTACGCTCAAGAAATAGTATCCGGGCGATTTCAACAGTATGATTatggagcaaaaaaaaattttgagcttTATAATTCAACTTATCCACCGgaatataatttaagtaaaattcaagtacccattgtatttttttacgcTGATAATGATTGGCTAGCTGCTCCAGAg gaTGTTCAGAatctttattcaaaattaccaAGAACATACGGTTTACACaggattaattttacaaaatttaatcatttagaCTTTTTATGGGGAATCGATGCAAAGCAATTACTCTACAACGACATAATAGatctgataaataaatatgataatttattattgttttaa
- the LOC123272059 gene encoding uncharacterized protein LOC123272059, translating into MEFNETALNPFFLLLKKKFKAKYELTLANRWIICIPSDESLKNLSITEDLIDEHILKPLPELPDHYVSTDAQESRIYKFDGGVIHLMIKNEDSIILSPVPHKVQIVSTEKGSDNEECTVVFVNRLLHEKYTNTTVSHDASQLKLNNSITSYKEALDFLYEVSNICSYQLPHLKDDIDCIDLEKYDSASELGDVIQSWIKRHWVNIMNLFKLDIQSDGRFQKLLSLSLELFIMHHLHDGIYSLLSNTLEQDDFYIKDKITKLINAGVTPDQLGVSEAFAISMPSAIVELATLDARQAPFEKLFCLKSTLDLITAEVKGALADIESQIESNDLAEDNKSVKMISTDDLTSLLVYVIVKSRPSRLITDLHYIENFLWATSPLDGLDYTIVSYKNALHSLHGINPDDLPPRSSKVRNELPMSQVLNVVSTYQDQDLLDSTPLDRQVRELATMIEKCTRTSDN; encoded by the exons ATGGAATTTAATGAGACTGCTCTAAAcccgttttttttattattgaaa AAAAAGTTTAAAGCTAAATATGAATTAACATTGGCAAACCGTTGGATAATTTGCATTCCATCAGATGAAtctctgaaaaatttatcaatcacTGAAGACTTAATAG aCGAACACATTTTAAAACCATTACCAGAATTACCAGATCACTATGTTTCCACTGATGCCCAAGAATCAAGAATCTATAAATTCGATGGCGGTGTCAtacatttgatgataaaaaacgaagactcaataattttatctcCAGTGCCTCATAAAGTTCAGATTGTAAGTACCGAAAAAGGTAGTGATAATGAAGAGTGCACTGTTGTTTTTGTAAATAGACTGCTgcatgaaaaatataccaaCACTACAGTGTCACATGATGCATCTcaacttaaattaaataattcaattacgTCTTACAAAGA gGCTTTGGATTTTCTGTATGAAGTATCAAATATCTGTAGTTATCAATTACCACACTTGAAGGATGACATAGATTGTATAGATCTTGAAAAGTATGACTCAGCGAGTGAATTAGGAGATGTAATTCAAAGCTGGATAAAACGCCATTGGGTAAACATAatgaatctttttaaattgGACATCCAGAGCGATGGGCGTTTTCAAAAGTTGCTCAGTTTGTCACTAGAATTATTTATCATGCATCATCTTCATGACGGAATTTACTCATTATTAAGCAACACACTGGAGCAGGATGACTTTTAtatcaaagataaaataacaaaGTTAATAAATGCTGGAGTTACACCTGATCAACTGGGAGTTTCTGAAGCATTTGCCATTTCAATGCCATCTGCAATTGTTGAACTGGCTACGTTAGATGCTCGTCAAGCGccctttgaaaaattattctgcCTGAAGAGCACTCTGGATCTTATTACCGCAGAAGTTAAGGGCGCATTAGCGGACATTGAATCTCAAATAGAGTCCAATGATTTGGCTGAAGATAATAAGTCTGTAAAAATGATTTCAACTGATGATTTAACATCGTTACTTGTTTATGTGATAGTTAAATCACGGCCAAGTAGGCTGATAACAGACTTACattatatagaaaattttttgtgggCAACTTCTCCATTAGACGGTCTTGATTATACAATTGttagttataaaaatgcatTGCACAGTCTTCATGGTATAAATCCTGATGATTTGCCACCAAGGAGTAGCAAAGTTAGAAATGAATTGCCTATGAGTCAAGTTCTTAATGTTGTGTCTACTTATCAAGATCAAGATCTATTAGATAGCACACCGTTAGACAGGCAGGTTCGCGAATTGGCTACTATGATTGAAAAATGTACTCGAACGTccgataattaa